Proteins encoded by one window of Nocardia goodfellowii:
- a CDS encoding baeRF3 domain-containing protein yields the protein MFTQSDLFTLVNATPGRGVSFYLPTHTGGPQTRQDPIRFKNLIAEAHGKLVAEGLRNHEADALLAPANALVDDDPFWQRQSQGLALFLGADGTEYRYTVPLAFTEQVHIEPGFYVKPLLPLLATDGEFAVLTMTADGAHLYNATKYTMTEDRGAELPGTATDNLDDDNETRVQGGPAARPHTGGYASSTTQAYGDTPADWRKTVLDEWVGKVASAVDRHLADRSIPLVLVAGPELAGQFKKRTTLGSLLAGAVDTNPAALDTERLHAAAYAVVQPEFEAEQHAALQRAAELLADSPTKVAVTIGEVVRAAFQGRVDTLLLTAGAEEPGRFDEMNDAVETNSAPGTSVVDLTEYATVRTLENKGAVHILPPEEIAGLFESPAAPTSIAILRY from the coding sequence ATGTTCACTCAGTCCGACCTATTCACCCTCGTCAACGCCACACCCGGACGCGGTGTGTCCTTCTACCTGCCCACCCACACCGGCGGACCGCAGACCAGGCAGGATCCGATCCGCTTCAAGAATCTGATCGCCGAAGCGCACGGCAAACTGGTCGCCGAAGGCCTGCGCAATCACGAAGCCGACGCGCTCCTGGCCCCGGCGAACGCCCTCGTCGACGACGATCCCTTCTGGCAACGCCAGAGCCAGGGGCTGGCGCTGTTCCTCGGCGCGGACGGCACCGAGTACCGGTACACCGTGCCGCTGGCTTTCACCGAGCAGGTGCACATCGAGCCGGGCTTCTATGTGAAGCCATTGCTGCCGCTGCTGGCCACCGACGGGGAATTCGCCGTGCTCACCATGACGGCCGATGGCGCACACCTCTACAACGCCACCAAATACACCATGACCGAGGATCGCGGTGCGGAGCTTCCGGGCACCGCGACCGACAATCTGGACGACGACAACGAGACCCGCGTGCAGGGCGGTCCCGCCGCACGCCCGCACACCGGCGGCTACGCCAGCTCGACCACCCAGGCCTACGGGGACACCCCGGCGGACTGGCGCAAGACCGTGCTCGACGAATGGGTGGGCAAGGTCGCCTCCGCCGTCGACCGCCACCTGGCCGACCGGTCGATTCCGCTGGTATTGGTCGCGGGCCCGGAATTGGCCGGCCAATTCAAGAAGCGGACCACCCTCGGTTCGCTGCTGGCCGGAGCGGTCGACACCAACCCCGCGGCCCTCGATACCGAGCGGCTGCACGCCGCCGCCTACGCGGTGGTGCAGCCGGAGTTCGAAGCCGAACAGCACGCCGCTCTCCAGCGCGCCGCGGAGTTGCTGGCGGACAGCCCGACAAAGGTCGCGGTCACGATCGGCGAGGTCGTCCGGGCGGCGTTCCAGGGCCGCGTCGATACCCTGCTGCTGACCGCCGGCGCGGAGGAGCCGGGCCGATTCGACGAAATGAACGACGCCGTCGAAACCAATTCGGCGCCGGGCACTTCGGTGGTGGACCTCACCGAGTACGCCACCGTGCGGACCTTGGAGAACAAGGGCGCCGTCCATATTCTGCCGCCCGAGGAGATCGCCGGACTCTTCGAAAGTCCCGCGGCGCCCACCTCCATAGCGATACTGCGCTACTGA
- the ilvD gene encoding dihydroxy-acid dehydratase codes for MAPESGKSFDIKPRSRDVTDGLEKTAARGMLRAVGMGDEDWAKPQIGVASSWNEITPCNLSLDRLAKAVKRGVHAGGGYPLEFGTISVSDGISMGHEGMHFSLVSREIIADSVETVMMAERLDGSVLLAGCDKSLPGMLMAAARLDLSSVFLYAGSTLPGNVDGKDVTIIDAFEAVGACIKGLITREEVDRIERAICPGEGACGGMYTANTMASAAEALGMSLPGSAAPPAPDRRRDDYAVKSGEAVVELLRRGITARDIMTLEAFENAITVVMALGGSTNAVLHLLAIAREAGVSLTLADFNRVGDKVPHLGDLKPFGRYVMNDVDKVGGIPVVMKALLDAGLMHGDVMTVTGKTMAENLADIELGLDGDVIRSLDQPIHKTGGLTILHGSLAPEGAVVKSAGFDSDVFRGTARVFDGERAAMDALEDGTIAAGDVVVIRYEGPKGGPGMREMLAITGAIKGAGLGKDVLLLTDGRFSGGTTGLCVGHVAPEAVDGGPIAFVRDGDPIVLDVANRRLDVEIDDSELADRKAGWEPLAPKYTSGVLAKYRKLVSSAAHGAVTG; via the coding sequence ATGGCACCCGAGTCCGGCAAGTCGTTCGACATCAAGCCCCGCTCCCGCGACGTCACCGATGGCCTGGAGAAGACCGCCGCCCGCGGCATGCTCCGAGCGGTCGGTATGGGTGACGAGGATTGGGCCAAGCCGCAGATCGGCGTCGCGTCCAGCTGGAACGAGATCACTCCGTGTAATCTGTCGCTCGATCGGCTCGCGAAGGCGGTCAAACGCGGCGTCCACGCCGGCGGCGGGTATCCACTCGAATTCGGCACCATCTCGGTGTCCGACGGTATCTCGATGGGGCACGAGGGGATGCACTTCTCCCTGGTCAGCCGTGAGATCATCGCCGACTCCGTGGAGACCGTCATGATGGCCGAGCGCCTGGACGGCTCGGTGCTGCTGGCCGGCTGCGACAAGAGCCTGCCGGGCATGCTGATGGCGGCGGCGCGGCTGGACCTGTCCAGCGTCTTCCTGTACGCGGGCTCGACGCTGCCCGGCAACGTCGACGGCAAGGACGTCACGATCATCGACGCCTTCGAAGCGGTCGGCGCCTGCATCAAAGGCCTGATCACCCGCGAAGAGGTCGACCGCATCGAACGGGCGATCTGCCCGGGCGAAGGCGCGTGCGGCGGCATGTACACCGCCAACACCATGGCCTCCGCCGCCGAGGCGCTCGGGATGAGTCTGCCCGGCTCGGCGGCTCCGCCCGCCCCCGACCGCCGCCGCGACGACTACGCCGTGAAGTCCGGGGAGGCGGTCGTCGAACTGCTGCGCCGGGGCATCACCGCGCGCGACATCATGACCTTGGAGGCGTTCGAGAACGCCATCACTGTCGTGATGGCCCTCGGCGGGTCCACCAACGCCGTGCTGCATCTGCTGGCCATCGCCCGCGAGGCGGGCGTCAGCCTGACCCTCGCCGACTTCAACCGGGTCGGCGACAAGGTGCCGCACCTGGGCGATCTCAAGCCGTTCGGCCGCTATGTCATGAACGATGTGGACAAGGTCGGCGGTATCCCGGTCGTGATGAAGGCGCTGCTCGACGCGGGCCTCATGCACGGAGACGTCATGACCGTCACCGGGAAGACCATGGCGGAGAACTTGGCCGACATCGAACTCGGTCTCGATGGCGATGTCATCCGTTCGCTCGATCAGCCGATCCACAAGACGGGCGGACTCACCATCCTGCACGGCTCACTCGCACCCGAGGGCGCCGTGGTGAAGAGCGCCGGCTTCGATTCCGATGTCTTCCGCGGGACGGCCCGGGTGTTCGACGGGGAGCGTGCCGCGATGGACGCGCTCGAGGACGGCACGATCGCGGCGGGCGATGTGGTGGTCATTCGCTACGAGGGCCCGAAGGGCGGCCCGGGTATGCGGGAGATGCTCGCCATCACCGGTGCGATCAAGGGCGCTGGTCTCGGCAAGGATGTGCTGCTGCTCACCGACGGCCGATTCTCCGGTGGCACAACGGGTTTGTGTGTCGGGCATGTCGCTCCCGAAGCCGTGGACGGCGGCCCGATCGCCTTCGTCCGCGACGGTGACCCGATTGTTCTCGACGTCGCCAACCGTCGCCTCGACGTGGAGATCGACGACAGCGAACTCGCCGACCGCAAGGCCGGCTGGGAACCGCTCGCGCCCAAGTACACCTCGGGCGTGCTCGCCAAGTACCGCAAGCTCGTCAGCTCGGCCGCGCACGGAGCTGTCACGGGCTGA
- a CDS encoding DinB family protein: protein MSTNPITNGTERAIIEDILDRNREALIETVRGLSDTDARRRLVASLTTPISVIKHAAAAERIWFQRFWAELDESECDGYSRRDEGTFAVADDETLADVIAEFERASRRSREIASRFDLDDTKDNPREGTVSMRWTLLAMIQEFARHAGHGDILREQIDKPLL, encoded by the coding sequence ATGAGTACCAACCCAATTACCAACGGCACCGAACGAGCGATCATCGAGGACATCCTCGACCGCAACCGCGAAGCGCTCATCGAAACCGTCCGCGGCCTGTCCGACACCGACGCCCGCCGACGACTCGTCGCGTCCCTGACGACGCCGATCTCGGTGATCAAGCACGCCGCCGCCGCGGAACGCATTTGGTTCCAACGGTTCTGGGCCGAACTCGACGAATCCGAATGCGATGGTTATTCACGCCGCGACGAAGGCACCTTCGCCGTCGCCGACGACGAGACGCTGGCCGACGTCATCGCCGAATTCGAACGCGCGAGCCGACGTTCCCGCGAGATCGCGTCCCGTTTCGATCTCGACGACACCAAGGACAATCCCCGCGAGGGCACCGTCAGCATGCGCTGGACACTGCTCGCCATGATCCAGGAATTCGCCCGGCACGCAGGTCACGGTGACATCTTGCGCGAACAGATCGACAAACCCCTGCTGTGA
- a CDS encoding alpha/beta hydrolase, which produces MRRLLRCLVVLIAATAVLFPLPATADPGSGILEVRPLGGRQFAVVVYSAAMGRTIPVWVSHPGGPAPALYLLNAVDGGESGGPWTNRTDAAHFFADKPVNVIQPIGGHASYYTDWLADDPALGRVRWSTFLIDELPPLLESHFGMTGRNAVAGTSMSATSALNLAIEAPGRYQAVGAYSGCPRTHDSMGRAYVYSQLSLWGANPANMWGGMDHPAWAAHDPVLNADKLRGVALYISAGDGTAGKHDTLAAPSIAGDAGRLADRMLVGGGMESFVRNCATALTDRLAELGIPATVAFRHGTHAWPYWEDDLHDSWPVFAAALGV; this is translated from the coding sequence ATGCGCCGGCTACTGCGTTGCCTGGTTGTACTGATCGCCGCGACCGCTGTGCTGTTTCCGCTGCCGGCGACGGCTGATCCAGGGTCCGGGATACTCGAGGTCCGTCCGTTGGGCGGCCGCCAATTCGCGGTCGTCGTCTATTCGGCGGCGATGGGCCGGACGATTCCCGTGTGGGTCTCGCACCCGGGCGGCCCGGCGCCCGCGCTGTATCTGCTCAACGCGGTGGACGGCGGTGAGTCCGGTGGGCCGTGGACCAATCGCACCGATGCCGCGCACTTCTTCGCCGACAAACCCGTCAACGTCATCCAGCCCATCGGCGGTCACGCCTCCTACTACACCGACTGGCTGGCCGACGATCCGGCGCTGGGTCGGGTCCGCTGGTCCACCTTCCTGATCGACGAGTTGCCGCCGCTGTTGGAGAGCCATTTCGGCATGACGGGCCGCAATGCCGTTGCCGGGACATCGATGTCGGCGACCTCGGCACTGAATCTCGCGATCGAGGCGCCCGGCCGATACCAGGCGGTGGGCGCCTACAGCGGCTGCCCGCGCACCCATGATTCGATGGGCCGCGCGTATGTGTATTCCCAGCTGAGCCTGTGGGGGGCGAATCCCGCCAATATGTGGGGCGGCATGGACCATCCGGCCTGGGCCGCGCACGATCCGGTGCTCAACGCCGACAAGTTGCGTGGTGTGGCGCTGTACATCTCGGCCGGCGACGGGACCGCGGGTAAACACGACACCCTCGCCGCCCCGTCCATCGCTGGTGACGCCGGTCGACTGGCCGATCGCATGCTGGTGGGCGGCGGTATGGAGTCGTTCGTACGCAATTGCGCCACGGCGCTGACCGATCGACTCGCCGAACTCGGTATTCCGGCCACGGTGGCCTTCCGCCACGGCACCCACGCCTGGCCGTACTGGGAGGACGATCTGCACGACTCGTGGCCGGTGTTCGCCGCCGCCCTCGGGGTCTAG
- a CDS encoding bleomycin resistance protein produces the protein MTEKTIPRLMARSIDPVADFYTALGFETTFRQRAPYQFLSVRRHGIELNFYGDKNFDPASSTHGCLIDTDDVDYLYAVFTEGLRNAYGSVPTQGCPRVGTLKDVSYGMRQFLVIDPGGNTLQIAQPISENQEHRPLPKGTFDRAIHMGALFADSKQDLALAVRVLDRALHRTDEEPTAVQLVKLLVLRADVAVRQDEPELARQLLARVISAEVSGPELADDLRRAAELRAGL, from the coding sequence ATGACAGAGAAGACGATCCCCAGATTGATGGCCCGGTCGATCGACCCGGTAGCCGATTTCTATACCGCGCTGGGGTTCGAGACCACGTTCCGCCAGCGGGCCCCCTACCAGTTCTTGAGCGTGCGGCGGCATGGTATCGAACTGAACTTCTACGGCGACAAGAACTTCGATCCGGCATCGTCCACGCATGGCTGCCTGATCGACACCGATGACGTCGACTACCTGTACGCGGTATTCACCGAAGGGTTGCGCAACGCTTACGGGTCGGTCCCCACCCAGGGGTGCCCGCGGGTGGGCACGTTGAAGGACGTGAGCTATGGCATGCGGCAGTTCCTGGTGATCGATCCCGGTGGGAACACCCTCCAGATCGCGCAGCCGATCAGCGAGAACCAGGAACACCGGCCATTGCCGAAGGGGACGTTCGACCGGGCCATCCACATGGGCGCGTTGTTCGCGGATTCGAAGCAGGACTTGGCGCTGGCGGTGCGGGTGCTCGATCGGGCGCTGCACCGGACCGACGAGGAGCCGACCGCGGTCCAGTTGGTGAAGCTGCTGGTGCTGCGGGCCGACGTGGCGGTCCGGCAAGACGAGCCGGAATTGGCGCGGCAGTTGCTTGCCCGTGTCATCTCCGCGGAGGTCAGCGGGCCGGAACTAGCTGATGATCTCCGGCGGGCCGCGGAGCTTCGAGCCGGGCTGTGA
- a CDS encoding NAD(P)-dependent oxidoreductase, whose product MSVHENEQAVAVAVLGLGEMGSALAVALLDAGYPVTVWNRSEDKVHQLVAKGARPAATPEAAVAAAEVVIVNVKGGAVAAEVLRTAASALPGRTVVDLTDGSSEQSRATGQLVTTHGADYLHGQIMTIAPAVGSPDAVVFYGGLRDVFDRHEALLRSLGGRATHVSDDPGVAVLYGMAVHDIMWGLLNGFLHAAALLGNAGIRVGDFQQVAQPSLTALSSLFPMLAGEIDRAEFATPYGALVHHLPSLDDLIAESRVRGIDVDLPTYTRKLVAAALDAGHGHDSYSRLVEHFRRG is encoded by the coding sequence GTGAGTGTGCATGAGAACGAACAAGCAGTGGCGGTCGCGGTTCTGGGCCTGGGCGAGATGGGGTCGGCGTTGGCCGTCGCGCTCTTGGACGCCGGTTATCCGGTGACCGTTTGGAACCGGTCGGAGGACAAGGTGCACCAGTTGGTGGCAAAGGGTGCGCGCCCGGCAGCGACGCCGGAGGCGGCCGTAGCCGCCGCCGAGGTGGTGATCGTCAACGTCAAAGGCGGCGCGGTGGCGGCGGAGGTGTTGCGCACGGCGGCGTCTGCGCTACCGGGGCGCACCGTGGTCGACTTGACCGACGGATCCTCCGAACAGTCCAGGGCGACCGGTCAATTGGTGACCACGCACGGTGCGGACTATCTACACGGGCAGATCATGACCATCGCGCCGGCTGTCGGCTCGCCGGACGCGGTGGTCTTCTACGGTGGTCTCCGCGACGTCTTCGACCGGCACGAAGCCCTGCTCCGGTCCCTCGGCGGCCGTGCCACCCACGTCTCCGACGACCCGGGTGTAGCCGTGCTGTACGGCATGGCCGTTCACGACATCATGTGGGGTCTGCTGAACGGTTTCCTGCACGCCGCGGCACTTCTCGGCAATGCGGGCATTCGGGTCGGCGATTTCCAGCAGGTGGCGCAGCCGTCCTTGACGGCGCTGTCATCGCTGTTCCCGATGCTCGCCGGCGAAATCGACCGCGCCGAATTCGCTACCCCCTATGGTGCGCTGGTGCATCATCTGCCTTCTCTCGACGACTTGATCGCCGAGAGCCGGGTCCGGGGTATCGACGTCGATCTGCCCACCTACACCAGAAAGCTTGTCGCCGCAGCACTGGACGCTGGTCATGGCCATGACAGCTACTCCCGGCTGGTAGAACACTTCCGCCGCGGATAA
- a CDS encoding amino acid adenylation domain-containing protein, giving the protein MLTVVPEAAVCPSYPLSQAQWAWWLAQKLHPGVPVTVAMYLDLAGPIDVELIENCATRAGQELGASQLRFRLVDGTPRQYIDSAARLRFDRVDLTTVRDPVATALDRMERDYSTPLDPLADELTVAMVFAVAPQRHLLYLRSHHIVLDGVGAAAVLRRTAELYRAQVGADSAGEGVPACGALSVAEILEDERAYRESARARDDRDYWRDQLAGWGDSISLAGRAAPPTVRPHQVTATLDTATARLLAAAKARHGATFPELAIAAFACYLARLTGSPEAMLTLPVPARSTAALRRSGGSMSNVVPLRMTGLDASTVGAVIAQVRSTVIGALRHQRYRHEDMRRMHEAALSGFGPVVNLLGLVEPLRLGPIIGHARLLALGPVADLQVNGYQAGPDETSVNIDFQANPARYRYETVVWRHRMFLDYFARFLAAEPDSPVMAVDRTPAAPTMRPPLGPVRTMPELLCASMMPDAVAVRCDTRTLTYRELDEASSRWARVLLAGGAGPGNFVVVAIARSLESVLALWAVAKTGACFVPLDPADPPARLTAVLTSSPARQGLTVRSVYAELPDVGRTGIDWLVLDDPETDVEHYSAAPVDDAERPRPLRPGHPAYVIYTSGTTGVPKGVVVSHRGLGSLTGYLIEHYGIERDSVLLHSHTSTFDAHLLELLPTFAAGAQVVVAPPSVIAGDKLARLILDSGCTILQTAPAVLSTLSPAQVPALTVVAIGGEACPAKLVAEWAPHVRLFNGYGPTEATVMTTETAAMSAEDPVTIGVALPGALAVVLDSRLRRVPDGARGELYLGGLGLADYYLGSPAATATRFLADPFGSGGRLYRTGDQVGVGPGGAFEFYGRLDGQVQLHGRRIEPAEIEAALLAEPEITYAVVTVADPGRPEARLVGYVVAAARIDTAATLRRLRAELPSALVPSALVQLDRLPVAGNGKVDRAALTPPVVTPRPYRAPQTELERLVADRFAATLALTAVGLDDDFFELGGNSLLGVGVSADLELSAGVPVTVRWLYTSPTVRLLADAIANYDATDTADDALGALLALRRGGTRPPLFCVHSAVPLAWCYAGLARYVTDRPIYGLQAPVLAAGGDIPATIDGLVDSYIETMLGVQPQGPYHLLGWSLGGQIAHAIAVRLRARGAVVAVLAMLDSVVIPAEAEPPPAPRMRDLLTHLLGDEPEDADDAPDITAAEAAAELAIAGASFGTGLSAGQLERLHRGYVAGVMLAHNYRPDVYDGDLLYFSATRGITEMFDARMWRPYVTGELIEHPVLATHAQMTNSEVVAVIGPILDRHLARVEGPMVAPDGP; this is encoded by the coding sequence GTGTTGACGGTTGTCCCCGAAGCTGCTGTGTGCCCGAGCTATCCGCTGTCGCAGGCGCAGTGGGCCTGGTGGCTCGCTCAGAAACTGCATCCGGGAGTTCCGGTCACGGTCGCGATGTACCTGGACCTGGCCGGGCCGATCGACGTCGAACTGATCGAGAACTGCGCTACCCGCGCCGGGCAGGAGCTCGGGGCCTCGCAGCTGCGGTTCCGGCTCGTCGACGGAACGCCGCGCCAATACATCGACAGCGCCGCGCGTTTGCGTTTCGATCGCGTGGATCTGACCACGGTGCGGGACCCGGTCGCGACGGCGCTGGATCGGATGGAACGCGACTACAGCACACCACTCGATCCCCTGGCCGACGAACTGACCGTGGCCATGGTCTTCGCGGTGGCTCCGCAACGGCATCTGCTGTATCTGCGCAGCCATCACATCGTCCTCGACGGCGTCGGCGCGGCCGCCGTGCTGCGCCGGACCGCCGAGCTGTACCGAGCTCAGGTCGGCGCCGACTCGGCGGGCGAGGGCGTCCCGGCGTGCGGAGCGCTGTCGGTGGCCGAGATTCTGGAAGATGAACGGGCATACCGGGAATCGGCGCGAGCCAGGGACGACCGGGACTATTGGCGAGACCAGCTCGCCGGGTGGGGCGACTCGATCAGCCTGGCCGGGCGCGCGGCACCGCCGACGGTGCGACCGCACCAGGTGACCGCCACCTTGGACACCGCGACGGCGCGACTGCTCGCCGCGGCCAAGGCGCGGCACGGCGCGACCTTTCCGGAATTGGCGATCGCCGCCTTCGCCTGCTATCTGGCGCGCCTGACGGGCAGCCCGGAAGCAATGCTCACCCTGCCGGTTCCGGCCCGCTCCACCGCGGCGCTGCGGCGCTCCGGCGGCTCGATGTCAAATGTGGTGCCGCTGCGGATGACCGGTCTCGACGCGAGCACCGTCGGCGCTGTCATCGCGCAGGTGCGTTCGACGGTGATCGGCGCGCTACGACATCAGCGCTACCGGCACGAGGACATGCGGCGTATGCACGAGGCGGCCCTCAGCGGATTCGGGCCCGTGGTGAATCTGCTGGGTCTGGTGGAGCCGTTGCGCCTCGGTCCGATCATCGGGCACGCCCGGCTGCTCGCGCTCGGGCCGGTCGCCGATCTCCAGGTGAACGGCTACCAGGCGGGACCGGACGAGACGTCGGTCAACATCGACTTCCAGGCGAATCCGGCACGCTATCGCTACGAGACGGTGGTGTGGCGGCACCGCATGTTCCTGGACTATTTCGCCCGCTTCCTGGCTGCCGAACCGGACAGTCCGGTCATGGCGGTGGATCGCACACCGGCGGCGCCCACGATGCGGCCGCCGCTGGGACCGGTGCGGACGATGCCGGAGCTGCTGTGCGCGAGCATGATGCCCGACGCGGTCGCCGTGCGATGCGATACCCGCACCCTGACCTACCGCGAACTGGACGAGGCGTCCTCGCGCTGGGCCCGGGTTCTGCTGGCAGGCGGCGCCGGGCCCGGGAATTTCGTGGTTGTGGCGATCGCGAGGTCGTTGGAGTCCGTGCTGGCGCTGTGGGCGGTCGCGAAGACCGGCGCGTGCTTCGTTCCGCTCGACCCCGCCGATCCGCCCGCGCGGCTCACCGCTGTGTTGACCTCTTCCCCTGCGCGACAAGGGCTTACCGTCCGCTCGGTGTATGCGGAGCTGCCGGATGTCGGACGCACCGGCATCGACTGGCTGGTGCTCGACGACCCCGAAACCGACGTGGAACACTATTCCGCCGCCCCCGTCGACGACGCGGAACGACCACGGCCGCTGCGCCCGGGACACCCCGCCTATGTGATCTACACCTCCGGCACCACCGGTGTTCCGAAGGGTGTGGTGGTCAGCCATCGCGGTCTGGGATCCCTGACCGGCTACCTGATCGAACACTATGGCATCGAACGAGATTCGGTGCTGCTGCACTCCCACACCTCGACCTTCGACGCCCATCTGCTCGAACTGCTGCCCACCTTCGCGGCGGGCGCGCAGGTGGTGGTGGCGCCACCGTCGGTGATCGCCGGTGACAAGCTGGCCCGGCTCATCCTGGACAGCGGCTGCACGATTCTGCAGACCGCCCCCGCCGTGCTGTCCACGCTGTCACCCGCACAGGTTCCGGCATTGACGGTGGTGGCGATCGGTGGGGAGGCATGCCCGGCGAAACTGGTGGCGGAGTGGGCCCCGCACGTGCGGCTGTTCAACGGTTACGGCCCGACCGAGGCGACGGTGATGACCACGGAGACCGCGGCGATGTCCGCCGAGGATCCGGTGACCATCGGCGTCGCGCTGCCGGGAGCCCTTGCGGTCGTGTTGGATTCGCGATTGCGGCGCGTGCCCGACGGAGCCAGGGGCGAGCTTTATCTCGGCGGGCTCGGCCTCGCCGACTACTACCTGGGCAGTCCGGCCGCCACGGCGACTCGTTTCCTCGCCGACCCTTTCGGTTCCGGCGGGCGGCTCTACCGCACCGGCGACCAGGTGGGCGTCGGGCCCGGCGGCGCGTTCGAGTTCTACGGCCGGCTCGACGGCCAGGTCCAGTTGCACGGTCGCCGTATCGAGCCCGCCGAGATCGAGGCCGCGTTGCTGGCCGAACCCGAGATCACCTATGCCGTGGTGACGGTCGCCGACCCGGGACGGCCCGAAGCACGCCTGGTGGGTTACGTGGTCGCCGCCGCACGGATAGACACGGCGGCGACGTTGCGGCGGCTGCGCGCCGAATTGCCTTCGGCCCTGGTGCCTTCGGCGTTGGTCCAGCTCGATCGATTACCGGTGGCGGGCAATGGAAAGGTCGATCGGGCCGCCCTGACGCCGCCGGTCGTGACGCCGCGCCCCTACCGGGCTCCACAAACCGAACTGGAGCGCCTGGTCGCCGACCGCTTCGCCGCCACCTTGGCGCTGACCGCCGTCGGCCTGGACGACGACTTCTTCGAACTCGGCGGCAATTCCCTACTGGGCGTGGGTGTTTCGGCCGACCTGGAGCTTTCCGCCGGTGTGCCCGTGACGGTGCGCTGGCTCTATACCAGTCCGACGGTGCGGCTGCTGGCCGACGCGATCGCGAACTACGACGCCACCGATACCGCCGACGACGCGCTCGGCGCACTACTCGCCCTGCGCCGCGGCGGCACCCGGCCGCCGCTGTTCTGCGTGCACTCGGCCGTACCGCTGGCGTGGTGCTACGCCGGGCTGGCCCGCTACGTCACCGACCGCCCGATCTACGGGCTGCAAGCGCCGGTCCTCGCCGCCGGCGGGGACATACCCGCCACGATCGACGGACTCGTGGACAGCTACATCGAAACGATGCTCGGCGTGCAGCCGCAGGGCCCCTACCATCTACTCGGCTGGTCGCTCGGCGGCCAGATCGCGCACGCCATCGCCGTACGCCTGCGCGCTCGCGGCGCCGTGGTGGCCGTGCTGGCGATGCTGGACAGCGTCGTCATTCCCGCCGAAGCCGAGCCCCCGCCGGCCCCGCGCATGCGAGATCTGTTGACGCACCTGCTCGGTGACGAACCCGAGGACGCCGACGACGCCCCGGACATCACCGCCGCCGAAGCCGCCGCCGAACTGGCGATCGCGGGCGCGTCCTTCGGCACCGGACTGTCGGCGGGCCAGCTGGAGCGGCTGCATCGCGGGTATGTCGCGGGCGTCATGCTCGCGCACAACTACCGGCCGGACGTCTATGACGGTGACCTGCTCTACTTTTCGGCGACGCGTGGCATCACCGAGATGTTCGACGCGCGGATGTGGCGGCCGTATGTCACCGGAGAGCTGATCGAGCACCCGGTCCTCGCGACCCACGCCCAGATGACCAACTCGGAGGTGGTCGCCGTCATCGGGCCGATTCTCGACCGCCATCTGGCGCGGGTCGAAGGGCCGATGGTGGCACCCGACGGGCCGTGA